A stretch of Acidobacteriota bacterium DNA encodes these proteins:
- the ahpC gene encoding alkyl hydroperoxide reductase subunit C, with protein sequence MIQVNQKVPDFELSAYHNGEIKKIKLSDYKGKWVVLIFYPADFTFICPTELEEAADSYNEFKKLDAEVLSASTDTVYVHKAWHDTSPSIKKIKYPMLADPSGKLCREFGTYLEEEGVSLRGSFIIDPDGVLRVTEINDNSLGRSTKELLRKLQAAKYVREHNGEVCPASWEPGKKTLKPGLDLVGKI encoded by the coding sequence ATGATACAAGTTAATCAAAAAGTTCCAGATTTTGAATTATCTGCTTATCACAACGGAGAGATCAAAAAAATTAAACTCTCCGATTACAAAGGGAAATGGGTGGTACTGATCTTCTATCCTGCGGATTTCACATTTATCTGCCCAACGGAACTGGAAGAAGCAGCTGACTCTTATAATGAATTTAAGAAATTGGATGCCGAGGTTCTCAGTGCGAGCACGGATACTGTTTATGTTCATAAAGCCTGGCATGACACGTCCCCTTCCATCAAGAAGATCAAATATCCAATGCTCGCAGATCCTTCAGGGAAGCTCTGTCGCGAATTCGGGACTTACTTAGAAGAGGAAGGCGTTTCCCTACGAGGGAGTTTCATCATTGACCCTGATGGAGTGCTGAGAGTAACAGAAATCAATGATAACAGTCTCGGGAGAAGCACCAAGGAACTGCTCAGGAAACTTCAGGCTGCCAAGTATGTCCGTGAGCACAATGGTGAAGTATGCCCTGCCAGCTGGGAGCCTGGGAAAAAGACCCTAAAGCCTGGATTGGATTTGGTTGGCAAGATATAA
- a CDS encoding Rrf2 family transcriptional regulator, translating into MLITRKTDYAIRCVLYLSEKKGIIANVDEIAKSMLIPKSFLAKILQKLEKTGIVKSNKGRKGGFSLGKEPKGVSLMEVIEIIQGPLSINVCAIDKRKCDLSNICSVHPVWGKIKKETEEKLKKMSFEALSRERKKFFENNFGLNFKKKEVKK; encoded by the coding sequence ATGCTTATAACGAGGAAAACTGATTACGCTATTCGGTGCGTTCTATATCTCTCCGAAAAAAAAGGGATAATAGCCAATGTTGATGAGATTGCGAAATCGATGCTCATTCCTAAAAGCTTTTTAGCTAAAATTCTCCAGAAATTGGAGAAAACAGGGATTGTAAAATCCAACAAGGGGAGAAAAGGAGGATTTTCCCTTGGGAAGGAACCAAAAGGAGTTAGCCTTATGGAGGTAATCGAGATAATACAAGGACCTCTTTCTATAAATGTGTGTGCAATTGATAAAAGGAAGTGCGATCTCAGCAATATATGCAGTGTTCATCCTGTTTGGGGAAAGATTAAAAAGGAAACAGAGGAAAAACTTAAAAAGATGAGTTTTGAAGCATTGAGTAGAGAAAGAAAAAAATTCTTTGAAAATAATTTTGGTCTTAATTTTAAGAAAAAGGAGGTTAAAAAATGA
- a CDS encoding cytochrome ubiquinol oxidase subunit I yields MYPIWEVPFLTSGLILGLVAAFHILPSHLSTGAMWFNVFVETKAYRENRPELLEFLKKYTLIILVFAYVFGSLSGIGIWFSATVANPRGISGLIHNYVWGWATEWVFFIIEVTGIFVYFYTFGKVDKSTHLKIGWIFAIGSWTTMIIITGILAFMLSTGKWTETGNFFHGFFNQTYWFQLLVRTAFMFAVAAVYALAVGSSLKNEDVKKFIVKSASKWGMAGLIATAILFFLYLKALPTEAKDLFVVVPKGLTISLIISFSLVLLYFIYSNLRPLSLRVVPSILFIVVLFIGIFSAERGREILRKPYIIPKYMYSNQLIAISISSKGVKDEVSLIKKKGILNVSPFVPANLRKINNENRMEAGRLIAMMQCSSCHTLNKKGLRPLPKMVKRSELNTVQDAVDLLDTLDAFPYMPPFLGTDEEKKALANYLISISK; encoded by the coding sequence ATGTATCCTATTTGGGAAGTTCCTTTTTTAACATCGGGCCTTATTTTAGGTCTGGTGGCTGCGTTTCACATCCTTCCATCCCATCTTTCCACCGGTGCCATGTGGTTCAATGTTTTTGTTGAAACAAAAGCATACAGGGAAAACAGGCCAGAACTCCTCGAATTTCTAAAAAAGTATACATTGATTATACTGGTCTTTGCTTATGTATTTGGTTCTCTCAGCGGGATTGGTATATGGTTTTCAGCCACAGTTGCGAATCCCAGGGGAATATCAGGATTGATTCATAATTATGTCTGGGGATGGGCAACGGAATGGGTCTTTTTTATAATTGAGGTAACAGGAATATTTGTCTACTTCTACACATTTGGAAAGGTAGATAAGTCGACTCATCTTAAGATAGGGTGGATATTTGCCATTGGCTCCTGGACTACAATGATCATCATTACAGGAATCCTTGCCTTCATGCTCTCCACTGGTAAATGGACAGAAACTGGAAACTTCTTCCACGGCTTCTTCAATCAGACCTACTGGTTCCAACTTTTAGTAAGAACAGCCTTTATGTTTGCAGTGGCAGCAGTTTACGCCCTCGCGGTAGGATCAAGCCTTAAAAATGAGGATGTAAAAAAATTCATCGTGAAATCAGCATCTAAATGGGGTATGGCTGGTTTAATAGCTACTGCTATTCTATTTTTCTTGTATTTAAAGGCCTTACCAACTGAAGCAAAGGATTTGTTTGTCGTAGTGCCAAAAGGACTTACAATATCACTAATTATATCCTTTTCTCTTGTACTTCTTTATTTTATTTATTCCAATTTGAGACCACTAAGCTTAAGAGTTGTGCCCTCCATTCTTTTTATTGTGGTGCTTTTCATTGGGATCTTTTCAGCGGAAAGGGGCAGAGAAATCCTAAGGAAGCCTTATATAATACCCAAATACATGTATTCTAACCAGCTGATCGCCATTTCTATTTCTTCAAAAGGAGTGAAGGATGAGGTGAGCTTGATCAAGAAAAAAGGGATATTGAATGTTTCTCCCTTTGTCCCTGCCAACTTGCGTAAGATAAACAATGAAAATCGAATGGAAGCTGGAAGATTAATCGCCATGATGCAATGTTCTTCCTGTCACACCCTTAATAAAAAGGGATTGAGACCTTTGCCAAAGATGGTAAAAAGATCTGAGCTCAATACTGTCCAAGATGCGGTAGATCTTTTAGATACGCTGGATGCCTTCCCATACATGCCGCCATTTTTGGGAACAGATGAAGAAAAGAAGGCACTGGCTAACTATTTAATCTCAATAAGTAAATAG
- a CDS encoding class II fructose-bisphosphate aldolase — protein MGLKTVLERRPENVIKKLGKSSNVPVISSKRIFDSVFEEDVVLMAANTRIKWVIPGIMRAAKDLNAVVGFELAKSECNLEGGYTGFTPEDFFNTVVEFAERERFIIPFFIHADHTTVKNTSEQEINSTKKLIEEQIKAGYTSFAIDASYNEIDDNIRITSELAKPLYEMEFGIEVEVGEIKSTGQKAELTTKKEAKYYIESLISNGINPNLLAINNGAKHGNYLEGEEVFIDLERTLEIAKTIERHGVRIAQHGTTGTPDNIISVFKESGIRKANIGTLWQNVAHRHFPEEIMVRMKEWSEMNKKDIKFATKEFKKEIDSFDKTTTEKIAKASYEEAYRLIKILGGEDTASLVLEHLK, from the coding sequence ATGGGACTGAAGACAGTTTTAGAGAGAAGACCTGAAAATGTCATAAAAAAATTGGGAAAATCTTCGAATGTTCCCGTTATTTCGAGTAAGCGTATATTTGATTCTGTGTTTGAAGAGGATGTGGTTTTGATGGCTGCAAACACAAGGATAAAGTGGGTTATTCCTGGAATTATGAGAGCTGCAAAAGATTTAAATGCTGTTGTGGGTTTTGAGCTTGCAAAGTCCGAATGTAATCTTGAAGGAGGATATACAGGCTTTACCCCTGAAGATTTTTTTAACACAGTTGTGGAGTTTGCAGAGAGAGAAAGATTTATTATTCCTTTTTTTATTCATGCAGACCATACCACAGTTAAGAATACCTCTGAACAGGAAATTAATTCGACAAAAAAACTTATCGAGGAGCAAATAAAGGCTGGTTATACATCATTTGCTATAGATGCCTCCTACAATGAAATTGATGATAATATAAGAATAACTTCTGAATTAGCAAAGCCTCTCTATGAGATGGAGTTTGGAATTGAAGTGGAAGTTGGCGAAATAAAATCCACAGGGCAGAAGGCAGAGCTTACAACAAAAAAAGAAGCAAAATACTATATTGAGTCTTTGATATCAAATGGAATAAATCCCAATCTTTTAGCCATTAACAATGGAGCAAAACATGGAAATTATCTTGAAGGAGAGGAAGTTTTTATCGACCTTGAAAGAACTCTCGAGATAGCAAAAACCATTGAAAGACATGGAGTAAGAATTGCACAACATGGAACAACCGGAACACCAGATAATATAATATCTGTATTTAAAGAAAGTGGGATAAGAAAAGCAAACATAGGAACACTATGGCAGAATGTTGCTCACAGACATTTTCCAGAAGAAATTATGGTGAGGATGAAGGAATGGTCAGAAATGAATAAAAAAGATATAAAATTTGCCACAAAAGAATTTAAAAAAGAAATAGATTCTTTCGATAAAACCACTACAGAAAAGATTGCAAAAGCTTCTTACGAAGAAGCTTACAGGTTGATTAAAATTCTTGGAGGAGAAGATACTGCTTCCCTTGTTCTTGAACATTTAAAATAA
- a CDS encoding YqaA family protein: MKIIRGLYDWVLKWGNSKYSVLALFIVAFGESSFFPIPPDILLITLSIGAITRSFYFAFIASLGSVLGGMFGYLIGLKFFEIVGIPIINFYGWMEEYNYAKELYNHYDAWAVSIAGFTPVPYKLATITAGVCKIDFKVFVIASALSRSARFFLVALLFRIFGERVKGFIDKYFNLLTIVFFILLILGFLFVKYIL; this comes from the coding sequence ATGAAAATTATTAGAGGGCTCTATGATTGGGTTCTTAAATGGGGAAATTCAAAATATAGTGTTCTGGCTCTTTTCATCGTTGCATTTGGAGAGTCATCCTTTTTCCCGATTCCTCCTGATATTCTTCTTATTACTTTAAGCATTGGCGCGATAACAAGATCATTTTACTTTGCGTTTATAGCTTCTTTAGGATCTGTTTTAGGGGGAATGTTTGGATATCTTATTGGGCTTAAGTTTTTTGAGATTGTAGGAATTCCTATAATCAATTTTTATGGATGGATGGAAGAATACAATTATGCTAAGGAACTTTACAATCATTATGATGCATGGGCTGTGAGCATTGCAGGATTCACCCCAGTCCCATACAAGCTTGCCACAATAACAGCAGGAGTTTGCAAAATTGATTTTAAAGTTTTTGTGATAGCCTCTGCATTAAGCAGGTCAGCAAGATTTTTCCTTGTGGCTTTACTTTTTAGGATATTTGGCGAGAGGGTGAAAGGGTTTATCGATAAGTATTTCAACCTTTTAACGATAGTATTTTTTATCCTTTTAATACTTGGATTTCTCTTTGTAAAATATATACTTTAA
- a CDS encoding recombinase family protein has protein sequence MKTKYFLYARKSTEDEERQVMSIEAQLVELAEYAKRENLEVIEKFVESKSAKKPGREVFNAMLAKINESKAPLGLLAWHPDRLARNSVDGGQIIYLVDIGKIVSLCFPTFWFEPTPQGLFMFQVAFGQSKYYSDNLSENVKRGICQKLRRGEWTGLAPLGYVNNPKTRNIEPDIVRARIVKKAFEEFAQGRHTLESLGDRLSFWGVVSKNGTKLCKDTLQRMLTNSVYIGVIVHKDETYEGRFEPIVSRETFETVHRVLKDRAKQRKSKKSHNFPFVGLLRCGECGAAITAQYAHGNGGTYRYYRCTKRLGPCSQKYLREDLLVAQLKEELSKVALCKDWKELMLAQVEIWEKEQNQSSQTFAQNLEEKIKETELKLDRLVNAFLEGVIDKEIYLVKKDELIKTKTELLQKKSDFGRKGNN, from the coding sequence ATGAAAACTAAATATTTTCTTTATGCTCGTAAGAGCACAGAAGACGAAGAAAGACAAGTAATGTCTATTGAAGCTCAACTTGTGGAGTTGGCAGAATATGCCAAAAGAGAAAATTTAGAAGTGATAGAAAAGTTTGTTGAAAGTAAAAGCGCAAAGAAACCGGGCAGAGAAGTTTTTAATGCGATGCTAGCTAAGATAAATGAAAGCAAAGCTCCTCTTGGACTCTTGGCGTGGCATCCTGATCGTCTTGCTAGAAACAGCGTTGACGGTGGGCAGATTATTTATCTCGTAGATATTGGCAAGATTGTTTCTTTGTGCTTCCCTACTTTCTGGTTTGAGCCAACTCCACAAGGACTTTTTATGTTTCAGGTCGCCTTTGGCCAATCAAAATATTACTCGGATAATTTGTCTGAAAATGTAAAGCGTGGGATTTGCCAAAAACTCAGGCGAGGCGAATGGACAGGTTTAGCCCCACTTGGATATGTAAATAATCCTAAAACAAGGAATATTGAACCCGATATTGTAAGAGCCAGAATTGTAAAGAAAGCTTTTGAAGAATTTGCGCAAGGAAGACATACCTTAGAAAGCTTAGGAGACCGTCTGAGTTTTTGGGGCGTGGTGAGCAAAAATGGAACAAAACTTTGCAAGGATACACTTCAACGGATGCTCACCAACTCTGTTTATATCGGTGTGATTGTCCATAAAGATGAGACCTATGAAGGCAGATTTGAGCCAATTGTTTCCAGAGAGACTTTTGAAACTGTGCATAGAGTTTTAAAAGATAGAGCCAAGCAGAGAAAAAGTAAAAAGAGTCATAACTTTCCTTTTGTGGGTTTATTAAGGTGTGGCGAGTGTGGTGCTGCCATAACTGCACAATACGCACACGGCAATGGTGGAACATATCGTTATTATAGGTGTACTAAACGACTTGGGCCTTGCAGTCAGAAATATTTAAGAGAGGATTTACTTGTTGCCCAACTGAAAGAGGAACTTTCAAAAGTCGCTCTTTGCAAAGACTGGAAAGAATTAATGCTTGCTCAAGTAGAGATATGGGAAAAAGAACAAAACCAGTCTTCACAAACTTTCGCCCAAAATCTTGAGGAAAAAATTAAGGAAACAGAACTAAAACTTGATAGATTAGTAAATGCCTTTCTTGAGGGGGTTATTGATAAAGAAATCTATCTGGTTAAAAAAGACGAGCTGATTAAGACAAAAACAGAGCTTTTGCAGAAAAAGTCAGATTTTGGGCGAAAGGGAAACAATTGA
- the surE gene encoding 5'/3'-nucleotidase SurE has protein sequence MILLTNDDGFLSKGLAELHKKISRLDKVLIVAPQKQKSAVSFSLTLHRPLRLQKFKKNFFILDGTPTDCVNFALMKICEEKPILIISGINKGPNLGEDVLFSGTVSAAVQGTLFGIYSLAVSSIPDEKGNYRFDEAADISIRISKWALKNGLPDNTTLSINIPPSPKGIRITSLGNKRYFPQIIERTDPRGASYYWIGEGKAESAGDENTDVGAIREGYISVTPIHLDLTDYKAIELLKSKNLERIFKKKNENY, from the coding sequence ATGATATTACTTACAAATGATGATGGATTTCTTTCAAAGGGATTGGCAGAGCTCCATAAAAAAATTTCCAGGTTGGATAAAGTATTGATTGTAGCCCCTCAAAAGCAAAAATCTGCAGTAAGCTTTTCTCTAACCCTCCATAGGCCATTAAGGTTACAGAAATTCAAAAAAAATTTTTTTATTCTGGATGGAACCCCCACAGATTGTGTTAATTTTGCCTTGATGAAGATATGCGAAGAAAAGCCAATCCTTATAATTTCTGGAATTAATAAAGGGCCAAACTTAGGAGAGGATGTTCTTTTTTCAGGCACGGTTTCAGCTGCAGTTCAGGGAACACTTTTTGGAATATATTCTCTTGCTGTCTCTTCTATACCTGATGAAAAAGGAAATTATAGATTTGATGAAGCAGCTGATATATCAATTAGAATTTCAAAATGGGCATTGAAAAACGGACTTCCTGATAACACTACATTATCCATTAACATCCCTCCTTCTCCAAAGGGAATTAGAATTACTTCCCTTGGAAATAAAAGATACTTCCCTCAAATTATCGAAAGAACTGATCCAAGAGGTGCATCATATTATTGGATAGGTGAGGGAAAGGCAGAAAGTGCTGGTGATGAAAACACTGATGTGGGAGCAATAAGGGAGGGATATATATCAGTGACACCGATTCATCTTGACTTAACAGATTATAAAGCAATTGAATTATTGAAGTCGAAAAATTTAGAAAGGATATTTAAAAAAAAGAATGAAAATTATTAG
- a CDS encoding MerR family transcriptional regulator, with protein sequence MGKKFFNIDLEGKSFFKIDDISKYLNVDKEVINYWEETFPFINSKTNSDGEKLYDKKSIDIFFRINELLTKENLTLAGARRKLHEEIAKREKVESFKDKISWIKTELLQLLTTLKDKR encoded by the coding sequence ATGGGAAAGAAGTTTTTTAACATAGATTTAGAAGGAAAAAGTTTCTTCAAGATCGATGATATTTCTAAATATCTTAATGTTGATAAAGAAGTAATCAATTACTGGGAGGAAACATTTCCATTTATAAATTCTAAAACAAATTCAGATGGTGAGAAGTTATATGATAAAAAAAGTATAGATATATTTTTCAGGATAAATGAGTTGCTCACAAAGGAGAATTTGACATTAGCTGGGGCAAGGAGGAAACTTCATGAAGAGATAGCCAAGAGAGAAAAAGTTGAATCATTCAAAGATAAAATTTCTTGGATAAAGACTGAACTTTTGCAGCTGTTGACAACCTTAAAGGATAAACGCTAA
- a CDS encoding desulfoferrodoxin — translation MKERLQVYRCSVCGNMVEVIHASKGQLECCGELMKLLVENTVDASREKHIPVVEIKDDGILVKVGSVPHPMEEKHYIEWIELIADKKVYRQYLRPDDKPEAFFPVKLEKVSAREYCNLHGLWRG, via the coding sequence ATGAAAGAAAGATTGCAGGTTTATCGATGCAGTGTCTGTGGCAATATGGTTGAGGTAATTCATGCATCTAAAGGTCAGCTTGAATGCTGTGGAGAGCTAATGAAACTTTTAGTGGAAAATACAGTAGATGCATCAAGAGAAAAGCATATCCCTGTTGTTGAGATTAAGGATGATGGGATTCTTGTAAAGGTGGGAAGTGTCCCTCATCCCATGGAGGAGAAGCATTACATCGAGTGGATTGAGTTAATTGCCGATAAAAAGGTATACCGCCAATATCTAAGACCCGATGATAAGCCTGAAGCCTTCTTCCCAGTGAAATTGGAAAAGGTATCTGCAAGGGAATACTGCAATCTCCACGGTTTATGGAGAGGATAG